Proteins from a single region of Cydia amplana chromosome 17, ilCydAmpl1.1, whole genome shotgun sequence:
- the LOC134655973 gene encoding N-acylneuraminate-9-phosphatase, translating to MACESYNENSDVSAIFFDLDNTLIQTRKCDSRACNKLVEVLEQQYGMQREAASESATKFLRAFRARPDDDSFAIDEWPAHLWRNCLPKNYRHIAKNISEEWLKLRFQYLSLTPEVIHLLETLREDYLLGLITNGPSRAQWQKIERLGLRKYFDCVLVSGDLPWEKPDQHIFLEACKLLHVEPRHCIMVGDKLETDIKGGKEAELGGTVWIPLQKDEESSDLPDFTIDKVTELPEVLPNSPKLRRVAAAPDAIC from the exons ATGGCTTGTGAATCGTACAATGAAAATAGTGATGTTTCGGCGATATTTTTCGACCTAGATAACACTTTAATTCAGACGAGGAAGTGCGATAGCAGAGcctgcaataag CTTGTCGAGGTCCTGGAACAACAGTACGGGATGCAGCGCGAAGCTGCCTCCGAGAGCGCCACCAAGTTTCTGAGAGCCTTCCGCGCGCGCCCTGATGATGACTCATTCGCGATAGACGAGTGGCCAGCACATTTATGGAGGAACTGCTTGCCGAAGAACTATAGACACATCGCCA AAAATATATCTGAAGAATGGCTAAAACTAAGATTTCAATATTTGTCTCTAACACCTGAAGTTATCCATCTATTAGAGACTTTGAG GGAGGATTACCTACTGGGTCTGATCACGAACGGGCCTTCGCGCGCCCAGTGGCAGAAGATCGAGCGGCTGGGCCTGCGCAAGTACTTCGACTGCGTGCTGGTGTCAGGGGACCTGCCGTGGGAGAAGCCCGATCAGCACATCTTCCTGGAGGCTTGCAAGCTGCTCCACGTCGAGCCGAGACATTGCATCATGGTTGGAGACAAACTTGAGACCGACATTAAG GGTGGAAAAGAGGCAGAGCTCGGCGGCACCGTGTGGATCCCCCTCCAAAAAGACGAGGAGTCTTCAGACCTACCCGACTTCACCATAGACAAGGTGACAGAGCTCCCAGAGGTCCTACCCAACTCCCCCAAACTTAGGCGCGTCGCCGCCGCCCCTGACGCAATCTGTTGA
- the LOC134655968 gene encoding neurochondrin homolog has protein sequence MGDISESIQKCVLILKSAKTDTEKFAALFMVTKLVKAKDCKANAKKALFEAIGFGFLKKLLTCTLEDDCPPSVYKSVALSVLTCFCNEPELATHPEMLANIPVFLDIVQTSDDSDYDDNLIIISEAYTCLQCIAEHEAGQKALIEVGAITKMSEIYSHQSFQTDEALNILVKLVSRYGPAAWGNDPKPFHALVNKIALDFATDQSERKFELATILSALIYSCNKSTVIPGSSEENWPMSIYRALHDILTSKIGKNQRDPALKLAANIVDLLGIEWTFNDDENPKKFFLLLLQLCAIEVRMQLDDRSFKQAFANADLITACFIVLELSINYMATDQLDLEQKEKQSVYTSLKGAFNAVVSQLGKVSNDKNRDKLPDAEKVYVCAMVRVLFAWIAQETTAMREQIYALLPFMFQLANDSFHAYRSRKLAEKNQSDGEGMDMDTTLMGQVDLLRLMLPALCHLAVEDKARDILFNLKQEDILYEAMSFHWSIVHYKKPPVPKSERLKVKTQPEAEIDPKVLEDMKDSRAAMVSLCNIFMNLTVLAPKIVDTSVLFNTLLKFIFNNLPELKQIPENLVLHGHLAVLGLLLLKQQASKVKKNDFSICRYIQSTIRFLWDAYNVDESNDPTALVVSMSYKENWSEIADLWFLGMQTMSGVLTIVPWISEFAIESGWAEGIAEMLAKVKVGTLPPNVKSAFEDFLCRLVDSNEGAIPVLKKGGALKMCRNHRLMDLGKKLFGD, from the coding sequence ATGGGTGATATATCGGAGTCAATTCAAAAATGCGTTCTCATTCTGAAGTCCGCGAAAACCGACACAGAAAAGTTCGCCGCGCTTTTCATGGTGACTAAACTAGTGAAGGCGAAAGACTGCAAGGCGAACGCGAAGAAGGCGCTGTTTGAAGCTATCGGGTTCGGATTCCTGAAGAAACTGCTGACCTGCACCTTAGAAGATGACTGCCCGCCCTCAGTGTATAAGTCAGTGGCACTCTCGGTTCTTACATGCTTCTGCAATGAGCCGGAGCTTGCCACACATCCGGAAATGCTGGCTAACATACCCGTGTTCCTGGACATAGTGCAGACTTCTGATGACTCGGACTATGATGACaacctcatcatcatcagtgaAGCATACACATGTCTACAGTGCATCGCTGAGCATGAAGCGGGTCAGAAGGCTCTGATTGAAGTGGGTGCTATAACTAAGATGTCTGAAATCTATTCACATCAAAGTTTCCAAACAGATGAAGCCCTTAACATCCTTGTGAAATTGGTAAGCAGATACGGCCCCGCTGCTTGGGGTAATGACCCTAAACCGTTCCATGCATTAGTCAACAAAATAGCATTAGATTTTGCTACCGATCAATCAGAAAGGAAGTTTGAGTTGGCTACTATATTGAGTGCATTGATATACAGTTGCAACAAAAGCACTGTTATACCTGGATCTTCAGAGGAAAATTGGCCAATGAGCATTTACAGAGCTCTGCATGACATCTTGACTAGCAAGATCGGGAAAAACCAGAGAGATCCCGCTTTGAAACTAGCAGCGAACATTGTGGATTTACTTGGAATTGAGTGGACGTTCAACGATGATGAGAATCCTAAGAAGTTCTTCCTGTTGTTGCTTCAGTTGTGCGCTATTGAAGTCAGAATGCAACTAGACGACAGAAGTTTTAAGCAAGCCTTTGCCAATGCTGACTTAATCACTGCTTGCTTTATTGTACTGGAATTATCCATCAACTACATGGCTACGGACCAGCTGGACTTGGAACAGAAAGAGAAACAGTCCGTCTACACAAGCCTTAAGGGAGCCTTTAATGCTGTTGTCTCACAATTGGGTAAAGTATCCAATGACAAGAACAGGGACAAGTTACCTGATGCTGAAAAGGTGTATGTTTGTGCCATGGTCAGAGTACTATTTGCCTGGATTGCACAGGAAACTACAGCTATGCGTGagcaaatatatgcactacTCCCATTCATGTTCCAACTTGCCAATGACTCGTTCCATGCTTACCGATCAAGGAAACTAGCTGAGAAGAACCAATCAGATGGAGAAGGAATGGACATGGACACAACACTAATGGGTCAAGTTGATTTACTCCGTTTAATGTTACCGGCTCTCTGTCATTTGGCTGTAGAAGACAAAGCCAGAGATATCCTGTTCAACTTGAAACAGGAAGATATCCTCTATGAGGCCATGAGCTTCCATTGGTCAATAGTTCACTACAAGAAACCTCCAGTACCAAAGTCAGAACGCTTGAAAGTTAAAACTCAACCCGAGGCTGAAATAGACCCTAAAGTATTAGAAGACATGAAGGACTCCCGAGCTGCCATGGTCAGCCTGTGCAACATATTCATGAACCTTACAGTACTAGCACCTAAAATTGTAGACACCAGTGTCCTGTTCAACACTTTGCTGAAGTTTATCTTCAACAACTTACCAGAGCTGAAACAAATTCCTGAAAACTTGGTTTTGCATGGTCATTTAGCTGTCCTAGGCCTCCTTTTACTGAAACAGCAAGCTAGTAAGGTAAAAAAGAATGACTTCTCCATTTGCAGATATATTCAGTCTACGATTCGGTTCCTCTGGGACGCTTACAATGTTGACGAGTCTAATGATCCCACTGCTCTTGTTGTGTCCATGAGTTACAAAGAAAACTGGAGTGAAATTGCTGATCTATGGTTCCTTGGTATGCAAACCATGAGTGGAGTGCTAACTATTGTACCATGGATCTCAGAGTTTGCCATTGAGAGTGGGTGGGCTGAGGGCATTGCTGAAATGCTGGCTAAGGTTAAAGTTGGAACACTTCCTCCCAATGTCAAATCTGCATTTGAGGACTTCCTTTGCAGACTAGTGGACTCAAATGAAGGTGCTATCCCAGTCCTTAAGAAAGGAGGTGCACTGAAAATGTGCAGAAACCACCGATTAATGGATTTAGGCAAGAAATTGTTTGGAGACTAA